One genomic segment of Bacilli bacterium includes these proteins:
- a CDS encoding sugar ABC transporter permease — protein sequence LVQLWLSLGTGFLAFIAGLQTVDKTLYEAGAVDGVRNRWQELWYITLPSMKPMLMFGAVIQLTASLAVADVSIYIAGFPSVNYAAETIVTHLIDFGTIRFEMGYASAIATVLFILMVGTNLIVQRLLRKVGN from the coding sequence TTCTTGTCCAGCTTTGGCTCAGTCTCGGCACCGGATTTCTGGCATTCATCGCCGGGCTGCAGACGGTCGACAAGACGTTGTATGAAGCGGGAGCTGTCGATGGCGTTAGAAATCGTTGGCAGGAGTTGTGGTATATTACGCTGCCTTCCATGAAGCCGATGCTCATGTTTGGGGCCGTTATCCAGCTTACCGCATCGCTCGCGGTGGCGGACGTTTCGATTTACATTGCCGGTTTTCCGAGCGTCAACTATGCAGCCGAAACGATCGTCACGCACTTGATAGACTTCGGTACGATCCGCTTCGAGATGGGCTATGCGTCCGCCATCGCAACCGTCCTGTTCATTCTGATGGTTGGAACGAATCTAATCGTGCAACGACTGCTGCGGAAGGTGGGGAACTAA